The Neurospora crassa OR74A linkage group IV, whole genome shotgun sequence genome has a segment encoding these proteins:
- a CDS encoding nonselective cation channel protein, whose translation MAVSNIHPSTQPPDDPSHPAPLESDPFHDDGGASEASYTSENSDIELQHQSGSNNVAPLFGRRGRIAPGSQVGLDAAELIYLAGDASQVLPVYVTIHRIRRLVIAAIDDPYTLDQLQTPRMDNMMVRPLVEKLYSPDNLSVVYCLLANRVQFQRSATDESLYVAVNNSRAALCELLATRVLRRFHQDHPDRPGLLLLANILVSGFDPFDAAPDPLRRYRRSLQWPYQDRGGHERKLTALELAILSESKFLIGSVACQRIVNAVYRGQVVYTPLSFVDILPDHYKYHPVSLYEPRRASILNHRRLIVPRLRNLLELAHFTILLGLYVLTMTHRNDFYDGGGSPFGGFEAAFVIYTTGWVLEQFAALVEHGWEVHAQNLWSFLDLTFTFIFGVYGVVRFAELWFYPEADYAIPILCVAAPVLLTRIAFTLMPDNIVFIALHAMMRDFTRLTFIAIWCFTGFLLGLLWLMRTGAPPDPADVAAGLVTAQSSIEDRPGWATIGKWLLWIWFGLDGTGIERTADFHTILGPALAVTFAFLGNTLFLTILVAMLTNTFSKIISNAQAEIYFRRAVLTFQGVKSDSIFAYPPPFNLLALAVMLPLKLVVGPAMFHHINVAAIKVINFPVLLMIALYERRRVWAKSATPSAGDGEDSKWFFGLNPYADIHALFRTEPPQEVLDMLEKMDGIVDEELEDMDLMGLRRGSRGMGDGLGRASTELELGRSMEFDVTGSIEGMHRRRKHSAGSAV comes from the exons ATGGCTGTTTCCAACATCCACCCCAGCACACAACCCCCCGATGACCCTTCACATCCCGCCCCCCTGGAGTCCGACCCCTTCcacgacgacggcggcgcCAGTGAGGCTAGCTACACCAGCGAGAACAGCGACATTGAACTCCAACATCAATCCGGATCCAACAACGTGGCCCCCCTCTTCGGTCGCCGTGGGCGCATTGCCCCCGGCAGTCAAGTAGGCCTGGATGCTGCCGAGCTCATCTACCTGGCCGGTGACGCCTCTCAAGTGTTGCCGGTCTATGTCACCATACATCG GATCCGACGCTTGGTGATTGCCGCCATCGACGACCCCTATACACTCGACCAACTGCAGACGCCTCGCATGGACAATATGATGGTTCGGCCCCTAGTTGAGAAGCTGTATAGTCCCGACAACCTCTCAGTCGTCTACTGCCTCCTCGCCAATCGCGTCCAGTTTCAACGTTCCGCGACAGACGAGTCCCTCTATGTGGCTGTCAACAACTCTCGAGCCGCTCTCTGCGAACTGCTGGCTACCCGCGTACTTCGACGCTTTCACCAAGACCACCCAGATCGTCCAGGACTCTTGCTCCTTGCCAATATTCTGGTTTCAGGGTTCGATCCGTTTGACGCCGCACCCGATCCGCTTCGCCGATACCGACGCTCTTTACAATGGCCGTATCAAGACCGTGGCGGTCACGAGCGGAAACTTACGGCACTCGAGTTGGCCATTTTGTCAGAGAGCAAGTTCCTGATCGGGTCAGTCGCATGTCAGCGCATCGTCAACGCTGTCTACCGCGGCCAAGTTGTGTACACTCCGCTCTCGTTTGTCGATATCCTCCCAGACCATTACAAGTACCACCCTGTATCGCTTTACGAACCACGGCGGGCTTCCATACTCAACCATCGCCGACTGATCGTTCCTCGACTACGAAATCTTCTCGAACTCGCCCACTTCACCATCCTTCTAGGCCTGTATGTGTTGACCATGACACATCGAAACGACTTTTATGACGGAGGTGGAAGTCCATTTGGGGGTTTCGAGGCTGCCTTTGTGATATATACAACCGGCTGGGTCCTAGAACAGTTTGCCGCTCTGGTCGAACACGGCTGGGAGGTACACGCTCAAAACCTTTGGAGCTTCCTCGACCTTACTTTTACCTTCATCTTTGGAGTATATGGCGTTGTACGGTTTGCGGAATTGTGGTTTTACCCCGAGGCCGACTACGCCATACCTATCCTCTGCGTCGCCGCCCCGGTTCTACTTACCCGCATAGCCTTCACTCTCATGCCAGACAACATTGTCTTCATCGCCCTACACGCAATGATGCGTGATTTCACCCGACTTACGTTTATCGCCATATGGTGTTTTACCGGCTTCTTGCTCGGCCTTCTCTGGCTGATGCGCACGGGCGCGCCCCCGGATCCTGCCGATGTCGCCGCAGGTTTAGTAACGGCCCAGTCCTCCATCGAGGATCGTCCAGGCTGGGCCACCATTGGAAAATGGCTTCTGTGGATCTGGTTTGGACTCGATGGCACCGGCATCGAACGGACGGCCGACTTCCACACCATCCTCGGCCCTGCCTTGGCCGTGACGTTTGCCTTCCTCGGCAACACCCTTTTCTTGACCATCCTTGTCGCCATGCTCACCAACACCTTCTCCAAGATTATCTCCAATGCACAGGCGGAAATTTATTTCCGCCGTGCCGTCTTAACATTCCAGGGCGTCAAGAGCGACTCTATTTTCGCTTATCCGCCTCCGTTTAACCTACTCGCTTTGGCAGTTATGCTCCCACTGAAGTTGGTAGTCGGTCCAGCCATGTTCCACCACATCAACGTTGCAGCCATCAAAGTCATCAACTTCCCGGTCCTCCTGATGATCGCACTTTACGAGCGTAGACGGGTGTGGGCCAAATCCGCTACGCCCAGTGCAGGTGACGGAGAGGACAGTAAGTGGTTCTTTGGTCTGAACCCCTATGCCGATATCCACGCGCTGTTCAGGACGGAGCCGCCGCAAGAGGTGCTCGACAtgttggagaagatggacgGGATTGTAGATGAAGAATTGGAAGATATGGATCTCATGGGTCTTAGGCGGggcagtagaggtatggGTGACGGCCTGGGGAGAGCATCGACCGAACTGGAGCTCGGGAGGTCGATGGAGTTTGATGTGACGGGCAGCATCGAAGGAATGCATAGAAGGAGAAAGCACTCCGCTGGGAGCGCGGTTTAG